The Pantoea trifolii nucleotide sequence CGTGCGCATTTTCATGCAGAACACCGGGCAGATTGCCGAAGCAGCGTTCGCCACGCCTGATGGTGAAGTCGACTATGACGGAGACCTGCGCATTGATGGCGTACCGGGCAGCGCAGGCGAGATCGCCCTCACCTTCAAAGACATTGCCGGATCATGCTGTGGCGCGCTGCTGCCGACCGGTCAGCCGCGCGATCGTTTTGATGGCATCGATGTCACCTGCATCGACAACGGCATGCCGGTGATTTTAATCCGTGCGGCAGATGTCAATCGCAGCGGCTATGAAAGCCGCGAAACGTTGGATAACGACAGTGAGCTCAAGCAGCGGCTGGAGTCGATTCGCCTGCAGGCCGGGCCGCGAATGAACTTAGGGGATGTCAGCCAGCGTACGGTGCCCAAAGTCACGCTGCTGGCCGAAGCACGTCACGGCGGCGCGATCAGCTCACGCACTTTTATTCCGCACCGCTGCCACGCCTCGATTGGCGTGCTCGGCGCGGTGAGCGTCGCCAGCGCCTGCCTGATCCCCGGCAGTGTCGCCGACGGACTGGCGCGCACCAGCCAGCAACCTCAGCAGCGTCTGAGCGTGGAACATCCCAGCGGCGAATTCAGCGTATTGCTGCAGCGCGAAGGCGATAACCCGCTGGCGGGCTGTGGTCTGCTGCGCACCGCGCGCGCCATTTTTGCCGGTGACGTCATGATTCCGGCGGCGGTCTGGCCCTTCAGCAAGGAGTAAATAATGAACATCACCTTCATCGGTTTTGGCGAAGCGGGCGGCATTCTCGCCCAGGACTTACAGGCGCAGGGCAACACGGTGACGGCGTGGGACCGCAAAGCCCTCGCGGCAGAAACCCTGCCCGCGCTGCAGCAAAAAGCACAACAAGGCGGCGTGCGATTGGCCGCTTCACTGGCGGACGCGCTGCAGGATGCCACGCTGGTGTTCTCCACCGTTACCGCGTCGCAGGCCCTCAACGTGGCGCAGCAGGCGGTAGCGCTGTTAAAGGCTGGGCAGCATTTTCTCGATCTCAATTCCGTCGCGCCGCACACCAAACGCGCCGCGGCTGAAGTGATTGACGCCGCCGGTGCCAGCTATATCGACGTGGCGGTGATGGCGCCGGTGCCACCCAAGCGGCTGGCGACGCCGCTGCTGATTGGCGGCGCTCAGGCTGCACAGGTGCAGCCGCTGCTGCAACAGCTGGGCCTCAACAGCCGCCTGCTGGGTAGCGAAGTGGGTGAAGCTTCAGCGATTAAGATGTGCCGCAGCGTGATGATCAAAGGCCTCGAGGCGCTGACCACCGAATGTTTGAGCGCGGCGCGCCAGTATGGCGTAGAGCAAGCGGTACTCGACTCGCTGCACGCCAGTTTCCCGTCGCTGGGCTGGGACGATCAGCTGCCGCACTACCTGATTAGCCGCGTGGCGGAGCACGGCCAGCGACGCGCCGAAGAGATGCAGGAAGTGGTGAAAACGCTGCAGGACGTCAAGGTACCAGCCGCCATGAGCGCAGCGATTGTTGCCACGCAGCAAGGGCTGATTGATGCGTTAAACGCTCGTTCCCTGCGCTATCAACAACTGACGCCGTTCGTCTGGCAACAGACGCTGGATAAGATCTATCCACCTCAATGAGTTATACGCATAGAGGTATGCGTTTTGTTTATCGGCAATTGTTTACATTTTTGCAACAGCGTAGCGTAAGCGAGACGAGAAGCAGGTTTTAAAACAATAACTATCGGAAGCAAAACATGAAGATTAGAGCATCTGTCGCCCTTTCCCTGCTGCTGGCAGCGGGTATTGGCCAGGCCAGCGCAGCCGCGCTGGACGCCAGCCACACCAACCAGGTTATCACCAGTGTGAAAAACAGCATCAGCGCCCAGCACAGCACCGGCTGCGTGGCGGTGGTTGATGCCAGCGGCACGCTGCTGGCCTTCCAGCGCCTTGACGGCGCGTCGCCGGGCTGTGTCGATGCCGCGATTGGCAAAGCGCGCACCTCGGCGCTGTATCACGCTCCTTCCCTGAAATTTATGCAGCGTCTGCAGAGCGGCGAAACCACCGTGCTTGCCATCCCGCACGCTGTAGCGCTCGGCGGCGGTTTCCCGCTCACGCTGCAAAATGAAGTGGTCGGCGCGGTCGGCGTCAGCACCCCTAAACAGGATCTGGATAACCAGGCTTCAGAGGCTGCCGCTCAGGCGCTGAAATAACGTTCGGGAATTTCCATGATGACTCTTTCACGCCGCCGGTTGCTGACCGGCACGGCGAGCCTGCTGGTGGCTGGCGTCCTGACGCAGGCGCTTCCCGGCAGCCGGGCTCTCGCCTCGCC carries:
- a CDS encoding GlcG/HbpS family heme-binding protein, coding for MKIRASVALSLLLAAGIGQASAAALDASHTNQVITSVKNSISAQHSTGCVAVVDASGTLLAFQRLDGASPGCVDAAIGKARTSALYHAPSLKFMQRLQSGETTVLAIPHAVALGGGFPLTLQNEVVGAVGVSTPKQDLDNQASEAAAQALK
- a CDS encoding NAD(P)-dependent oxidoreductase; the encoded protein is MNITFIGFGEAGGILAQDLQAQGNTVTAWDRKALAAETLPALQQKAQQGGVRLAASLADALQDATLVFSTVTASQALNVAQQAVALLKAGQHFLDLNSVAPHTKRAAAEVIDAAGASYIDVAVMAPVPPKRLATPLLIGGAQAAQVQPLLQQLGLNSRLLGSEVGEASAIKMCRSVMIKGLEALTTECLSAARQYGVEQAVLDSLHASFPSLGWDDQLPHYLISRVAEHGQRRAEEMQEVVKTLQDVKVPAAMSAAIVATQQGLIDALNARSLRYQQLTPFVWQQTLDKIYPPQ
- a CDS encoding 4-oxalomesaconate tautomerase, translated to MRQRRIPCLLMRGGTSKAACFLAQDLPADPAARDRVLLAVMGSPDIRQIDGLGGADPLTSKVAIVTVSHRDDADVDYLFAQVNVDQPSVDYGQNCGNILAAVGPFAVERGLVKAGNQRTRVRIFMQNTGQIAEAAFATPDGEVDYDGDLRIDGVPGSAGEIALTFKDIAGSCCGALLPTGQPRDRFDGIDVTCIDNGMPVILIRAADVNRSGYESRETLDNDSELKQRLESIRLQAGPRMNLGDVSQRTVPKVTLLAEARHGGAISSRTFIPHRCHASIGVLGAVSVASACLIPGSVADGLARTSQQPQQRLSVEHPSGEFSVLLQREGDNPLAGCGLLRTARAIFAGDVMIPAAVWPFSKE